The Methanomassiliicoccales archaeon genome contains a region encoding:
- a CDS encoding DUF3795 domain-containing protein, producing the protein MEEKIKGTRIGVCGIACEICPLMKMEKCPNGKKGCIPKENRFCGIATCANRKKVDYCFVCQEFPCETTKSGPIHYDYCIFISGKAGLLNQH; encoded by the coding sequence ATGGAAGAAAAAATAAAGGGTACGAGAATCGGTGTCTGCGGTATTGCTTGCGAAATTTGCCCATTGATGAAAATGGAAAAATGTCCGAACGGTAAGAAGGGTTGCATACCAAAGGAAAATCGCTTCTGCGGTATAGCAACATGTGCAAATCGAAAAAAAGTAGATTACTGCTTTGTGTGCCAAGAATTTCCGTGTGAGACGACGAAAAGTGGTCCGATTCACTACGATTACTGCATCTTCATTTCTGGAAAGGCAGGATTATTAAATCAACATTGA
- a CDS encoding (Fe-S)-binding protein, translating into MVKLPDIKRDLLACLQCGYCIRVCETWKQTPWESITPRGKIFYLNQLMKRSPVDKLLGRKVDIDDEFVQALYMCTGCAACWTVCHVQIEFAEFWEKVREWVVEQGAGPLPAHKKFHERIEKVRNPYGEPVEKRDAWFPAEVPRERTPEVIFFAGCTASYRVQNIARAGVIVLHRAGVKLDVLGADEWCCTSPALRTGMTDLTPRFAEHTITTTERRGAKAMVTTCAGCYKTTLKDYGRFYSNPTFEVYHFSQYVQKLIKEKKLKFTKEIKAKVTYHDPCHLGRHSGVFEPPREVLKAIPGIELVEMAHNRMSSMCCGAGGGYKSAFNDYAVNIAAERVKEALDVGAEMIISSCPFCVLNLEQGAKKINANIPVKDISELLLEATEPTKAS; encoded by the coding sequence ATGGTTAAACTACCAGATATTAAGAGAGATTTGCTTGCTTGCCTGCAATGCGGCTACTGCATCCGCGTTTGTGAAACCTGGAAGCAGACACCGTGGGAATCGATCACGCCTCGAGGTAAGATTTTTTACCTCAATCAATTGATGAAAAGATCACCAGTTGACAAACTTCTCGGCAGAAAAGTCGACATTGACGATGAATTTGTCCAGGCATTATACATGTGTACAGGATGTGCTGCATGCTGGACCGTCTGCCACGTTCAGATCGAATTTGCGGAATTTTGGGAAAAAGTAAGAGAATGGGTTGTGGAGCAGGGCGCTGGCCCGCTACCCGCACACAAGAAATTCCACGAAAGGATAGAGAAAGTGAGAAATCCGTATGGAGAGCCTGTAGAGAAAAGAGACGCCTGGTTTCCAGCAGAAGTGCCGCGAGAGAGAACTCCAGAGGTCATCTTTTTCGCTGGATGCACCGCATCCTATCGAGTTCAGAATATCGCGAGGGCTGGCGTCATCGTCCTCCATCGTGCCGGCGTCAAGCTCGACGTTTTGGGAGCGGATGAATGGTGCTGCACATCACCTGCGCTGAGAACTGGTATGACCGACCTGACGCCGAGATTCGCAGAACATACAATCACGACGACTGAGAGGAGAGGCGCAAAAGCGATGGTAACGACATGCGCCGGTTGTTATAAGACAACGCTGAAGGACTATGGACGATTTTATTCGAATCCGACTTTCGAGGTCTATCATTTCTCGCAATACGTTCAAAAACTCATCAAGGAAAAGAAACTCAAATTCACCAAGGAGATCAAAGCGAAAGTGACGTATCACGATCCCTGTCACCTAGGTAGACATTCTGGTGTTTTCGAACCTCCTCGGGAAGTGCTCAAGGCGATTCCAGGCATCGAACTCGTTGAGATGGCGCACAACAGGATGAGTTCGATGTGTTGCGGGGCCGGTGGCGGATATAAATCGGCGTTCAACGATTATGCAGTCAATATCGCTGCCGAGAGGGTTAAAGAGGCCCTGGATGTTGGAGCTGAGATGATCATTTCCTCATGCCCCTTCTGTGTCTTAAACCTCGAACAGGGCGCGAAGAAAATCAATGCCAATATTCCAGTGAAAGACATATCTGAACTCCTACTTGAAGCAACAGAGCCGACTAAGGCATCGTAG
- a CDS encoding aldehyde ferredoxin oxidoreductase family protein, which yields MYGYWGKILRIDLNTNKVSTQEFDEEFAKKWLGGVGFGIKICYDEIPAGADPLGPDNVFVLAVGPIQGHGILGSGRFTISFKSPLTGFWGQSTGGGYVAEELKKCGYDALVIKGAAKKPVWISVMDDKVEIHDASKLWGKDVHDTQEALWKEVGDKNAVVIPIGPAAENLVRYAALVTYDGHGNAGRMGGGAVLGSKKVKAIVLKGSKKNTAKDPEKLKALKKEVAAAVKDNPFAKQNREEGQAMAVIPREQLSLLPMKNFSLGSWPEGARKIGSAGGEFNQVLKPRPDACSNCVMGCHRRVTIKEGTPCDMDGYGPEYETLGMMGSNCLVDNLKAINYAGHLCNMYSMDTIEFGGVVGFAMEAYEKGYIKKEDLGFELKWGDGVAMCKLAKMIAMRSNPMAKLLGEGLKVAAKKLGCPQIAVEKDNAVIPAHDPRAFFSMAVNYATGPRGPCHVTGFPEGSELGIPVPEYDLPPMDRFDDKLKGKAAVAWQDICQVDNALSYCLFYDFAGYTHQMKADILNAITGWNYTTKQLFQEVGGRINQLCRMFALKHGYDPKRNDTLPPRMFEPLKEGGAAGKVPPLEKMLKEYYEVRGWVNGIPTEETLRKFGLDFAIPDLKKVPDGKKWIWA from the coding sequence ATGTATGGCTATTGGGGAAAAATTTTAAGAATAGACCTGAACACCAATAAAGTCTCCACGCAGGAGTTCGACGAGGAATTTGCGAAAAAGTGGCTCGGAGGAGTTGGCTTCGGAATCAAGATCTGTTATGATGAGATTCCAGCCGGCGCCGATCCTTTGGGCCCCGATAATGTCTTCGTCCTTGCGGTAGGTCCTATCCAGGGTCACGGGATCCTCGGCTCTGGGAGATTCACGATCTCGTTCAAGTCTCCTTTGACTGGCTTCTGGGGTCAGTCGACGGGAGGCGGATATGTGGCCGAAGAGCTCAAGAAATGCGGATATGATGCATTGGTAATTAAGGGCGCGGCAAAGAAACCAGTGTGGATCTCAGTAATGGACGACAAAGTCGAAATTCACGATGCCTCGAAGCTATGGGGCAAGGATGTGCACGACACGCAGGAGGCGCTGTGGAAGGAAGTCGGTGACAAGAATGCTGTCGTAATCCCGATCGGTCCTGCAGCGGAGAACCTCGTCAGATATGCTGCACTCGTCACATACGATGGTCATGGAAATGCTGGGCGGATGGGTGGAGGCGCTGTTTTGGGATCTAAGAAAGTGAAAGCGATTGTGCTCAAGGGAAGCAAGAAAAACACCGCAAAGGATCCCGAGAAATTAAAGGCGCTGAAGAAGGAAGTCGCAGCCGCCGTCAAAGACAACCCATTTGCAAAGCAGAACCGAGAAGAAGGGCAGGCAATGGCGGTTATCCCGAGGGAACAGCTCAGCCTTCTCCCGATGAAGAACTTCTCACTCGGATCGTGGCCCGAGGGTGCGAGGAAGATTGGATCCGCTGGTGGTGAATTCAACCAGGTGCTCAAGCCAAGGCCAGATGCATGCTCAAACTGCGTCATGGGTTGCCACAGACGTGTCACGATCAAAGAAGGGACACCTTGTGATATGGACGGCTACGGTCCAGAGTATGAGACGCTGGGGATGATGGGTAGCAATTGCCTCGTGGACAACCTGAAGGCGATTAACTACGCTGGTCACCTCTGCAACATGTACAGCATGGACACGATTGAATTCGGTGGTGTCGTGGGCTTTGCGATGGAAGCCTACGAGAAGGGGTACATCAAGAAAGAGGATCTGGGATTCGAACTCAAATGGGGTGACGGAGTCGCGATGTGCAAGCTTGCCAAGATGATCGCGATGAGGTCGAACCCGATGGCGAAACTTCTTGGCGAAGGTTTGAAGGTAGCTGCGAAGAAACTCGGCTGTCCACAAATCGCCGTTGAAAAGGACAACGCAGTAATCCCAGCGCACGACCCGAGAGCGTTCTTCTCGATGGCTGTTAACTACGCGACGGGGCCGAGAGGTCCGTGCCATGTAACTGGATTCCCCGAGGGGTCAGAGCTTGGTATTCCTGTGCCTGAGTACGATCTTCCACCGATGGACAGGTTCGATGACAAGTTGAAAGGGAAAGCTGCTGTTGCGTGGCAGGACATCTGCCAGGTCGATAATGCATTGAGCTACTGTCTCTTCTATGACTTCGCTGGTTATACGCATCAGATGAAGGCGGACATACTCAACGCGATTACTGGCTGGAACTACACGACAAAGCAACTCTTCCAGGAGGTCGGCGGGAGAATTAACCAGCTCTGCAGGATGTTTGCCTTGAAGCATGGATATGACCCGAAGAGGAACGACACGCTGCCGCCGAGGATGTTCGAACCTCTCAAAGAAGGCGGCGCCGCTGGCAAAGTGCCCCCGCTCGAAAAGATGCTGAAAGAGTATTACGAGGTGAGGGGCTGGGTTAACGGAATCCCGACGGAAGAGACGCTCAGGAAATTTGGATTGGACTTCGCAATCCCGGACCTCAAGAAAGTTCCAGATGGCAAGAAGTGGATCTGGGCATAA
- a CDS encoding ABC transporter ATP-binding protein: protein MESIKGFEEVYLLKAIEVSDLVKMYGKFTAVKGISFSVDVGEIFGLIGPNGAGKTTTLRILATLLQISSGRVRIFDKDLERDQDEIRKIISYLPEDAGAYKNLTGREYLKFIAAFFDPSLGKRYESMVERGINIANLGKRIDDKVETYSKGMTRRLLVGRALMVEPKIAILDEPTSGLDVINAKEIRNIVRKASAEGMTVLLSSHNMLEVEFLCDRIALINDGKIVETGSPKELKERYSAENIEDVFVKVVS, encoded by the coding sequence ATGGAGTCGATCAAGGGATTCGAGGAGGTATACCTATTGAAGGCAATCGAGGTGAGCGACCTCGTCAAGATGTACGGAAAATTCACTGCAGTTAAGGGAATATCATTTTCCGTCGACGTGGGCGAGATCTTCGGCCTGATTGGCCCGAACGGTGCGGGTAAAACAACGACGCTCAGGATCCTCGCAACACTGTTGCAGATTTCTTCGGGCCGTGTGAGGATATTCGATAAGGATCTCGAGCGAGATCAGGATGAAATAAGGAAGATCATCAGCTACCTTCCTGAGGATGCTGGCGCTTACAAGAATCTGACGGGAAGGGAGTATCTGAAATTCATTGCAGCTTTCTTCGATCCGTCGCTCGGAAAACGATATGAATCGATGGTGGAAAGAGGTATTAATATCGCAAATCTCGGTAAAAGAATTGACGATAAAGTGGAGACTTACAGCAAAGGGATGACACGTCGCCTTCTCGTCGGCCGCGCCCTCATGGTTGAGCCGAAAATTGCAATTCTCGATGAGCCTACCTCTGGTCTCGATGTGATCAATGCCAAGGAAATCAGAAACATCGTGAGGAAGGCTTCAGCCGAGGGGATGACAGTTCTCCTCTCATCGCACAACATGCTTGAAGTTGAATTCCTATGCGACCGCATCGCGCTCATCAACGATGGCAAGATCGTCGAAACTGGTTCTCCCAAGGAGCTGAAAGAGAGATACAGCGCTGAGAATATTGAAGATGTATTTGTCAAGGTGGTCTCATGA
- a CDS encoding DUF72 domain-containing protein: MSTKKYYLGCSGWSYRDWIGKLYSQNCPPEKMLEEYAKYFDSVEINMSFYRLPYEGMVKGWKARTPEHFIFCPKMSRKITHIKRLEGVEEDLSVFIERLDLLGEKLGPILIQLPPAMKQDFDKFESFLATLPSNHKYAIEFRNQSWITSETRSLMDKYKVATCLVDSPKMIIQDVITAGFAYVRWHGRKSWYRYEYSENEIKEWAKILESLDVEEVYGYWNNDYNAYAPRNCLTLMRKLGLRSDMIDF, encoded by the coding sequence ATGTCCACTAAGAAGTACTACCTCGGCTGTAGCGGTTGGAGCTACAGAGACTGGATCGGCAAGCTCTATTCGCAGAACTGCCCGCCAGAAAAAATGCTTGAGGAATATGCAAAATATTTCGACTCGGTCGAGATCAACATGTCATTTTATAGGCTTCCGTACGAGGGCATGGTCAAGGGCTGGAAGGCTAGAACGCCCGAGCATTTTATTTTTTGTCCTAAGATGAGTCGTAAGATCACCCATATCAAGCGTCTCGAAGGTGTCGAAGAGGACCTATCGGTTTTTATCGAGAGACTGGACTTGTTGGGCGAAAAACTCGGTCCCATTCTAATACAGCTACCACCTGCGATGAAACAGGACTTTGATAAGTTTGAGAGCTTCCTTGCCACACTTCCTAGTAATCATAAATACGCGATCGAGTTCAGAAATCAGAGCTGGATCACTTCGGAAACAAGATCTTTGATGGACAAATATAAGGTCGCAACGTGTCTCGTGGATTCCCCTAAAATGATCATTCAGGATGTGATCACTGCTGGCTTCGCATACGTGAGATGGCATGGTCGCAAGTCATGGTACCGTTATGAATACAGCGAGAACGAGATCAAGGAATGGGCTAAGATTCTGGAATCACTTGATGTTGAAGAGGTTTATGGATACTGGAACAACGATTACAATGCGTACGCCCCCAGAAATTGTCTCACACTGATGAGGAAGCTGGGATTAAGAAGTGATATGATCGATTTTTAG
- a CDS encoding ferritin family protein has protein sequence MDEARDKISILAAAIEIERFGYEYYMQLSRCVKDEKGSALFRGLARDEEMHRSMIESEIFRIQPSAKLSELKPSKRYASLIPRKIFTENLEEDCRSIEGEIKIIEVGVSIEDNSIRVYTDAANIASDSNVKALLERLAKWEEGHKKLLEENIHMLKLEGTWYGYVPILEG, from the coding sequence GTGGACGAAGCAAGAGACAAGATTTCAATACTAGCAGCGGCAATTGAGATCGAGAGATTTGGATATGAGTATTACATGCAATTATCGAGATGTGTTAAAGATGAAAAGGGGTCTGCACTCTTTAGAGGTTTGGCAAGAGATGAAGAGATGCATAGATCGATGATCGAAAGTGAAATCTTTCGCATTCAACCAAGCGCGAAACTCTCAGAATTAAAACCTTCGAAGAGATATGCCAGCCTCATTCCTCGAAAGATTTTCACAGAAAACTTGGAAGAAGATTGCCGTTCAATTGAGGGCGAGATCAAAATCATCGAAGTTGGTGTTTCTATCGAGGATAATTCGATCAGAGTATATACCGATGCGGCCAATATTGCATCTGATTCAAATGTCAAAGCACTCCTCGAACGGCTGGCCAAATGGGAGGAAGGTCACAAAAAACTTCTTGAAGAGAATATCCACATGTTAAAACTCGAAGGCACCTGGTACGGATACGTCCCTATTCTTGAGGGTTGA
- a CDS encoding ABC transporter permease → MRGFLNITKKEIRELLTPATIVPIIVMAVIFGSLGNMIGSVGEEASKPPIIGVIDLDKTPVSEIAVSSLTKLAEVVYNDSNINEGIRTVEEKGGTALIIFPDNFSENILNNRSGEIQIIWIMRGSGVLDSIPSGVVEALIQQMNFAIAEHLIGNESKVNPKTILNPTVKNETTMFKNRQLTGVSPTTIMGILSQQSFVIPLVVVLVIVISGGTVISSMGSEKENKTLETLLTLPVKRSSIVFGKLVGAAIVGLIMAVIYMIGFGYYISSIQQQSPVDLATYGFELGLFDYLLTGITLFLSLFAALALCMLLGIFAKNMKSAQTLTMPITFLAIIPMFILIFGDFDTLPFVVQIILFAIPFSHPMLAMQNLMLDNYTFVAAGIVYQALFGLLTVYIAVWLFKKDILITGKSKGEGEKLSINLIWRLVQLKRSKE, encoded by the coding sequence ATGAGAGGATTTCTGAACATCACAAAGAAGGAGATTAGAGAACTTCTAACACCAGCGACGATTGTGCCGATCATCGTTATGGCCGTTATTTTCGGATCGCTAGGAAACATGATAGGCAGCGTTGGTGAAGAAGCTTCAAAACCCCCAATCATCGGCGTCATCGATCTCGACAAGACGCCAGTTTCGGAGATCGCGGTATCATCGCTCACAAAGCTCGCTGAGGTTGTCTATAACGACTCCAATATAAATGAAGGGATTAGGACAGTTGAGGAAAAAGGTGGCACGGCGCTTATCATTTTCCCAGATAATTTCTCAGAGAACATTTTGAATAATAGGTCAGGCGAGATCCAAATCATTTGGATCATGAGGGGAAGTGGCGTTCTCGACAGTATTCCATCAGGCGTCGTTGAAGCGCTCATCCAGCAGATGAATTTTGCGATTGCAGAGCATCTCATTGGTAACGAATCGAAAGTGAACCCGAAAACCATCCTTAACCCCACGGTCAAAAACGAGACGACGATGTTCAAGAACAGGCAATTGACGGGTGTATCCCCAACGACGATCATGGGCATTCTTTCACAACAGAGTTTCGTGATTCCTCTCGTAGTCGTTCTTGTCATTGTCATTTCTGGTGGAACGGTCATTTCTTCTATGGGAAGTGAAAAGGAAAACAAGACGCTTGAAACGCTCCTCACATTGCCTGTGAAAAGGAGTTCGATCGTCTTCGGAAAACTTGTCGGTGCTGCGATTGTTGGACTGATTATGGCGGTCATCTACATGATCGGCTTCGGATATTACATCTCTTCGATCCAGCAACAATCACCGGTAGATTTGGCGACTTATGGCTTCGAATTGGGTCTCTTCGATTACCTGTTAACAGGGATTACGCTCTTTCTCAGTCTTTTTGCGGCACTCGCACTTTGCATGCTGCTGGGCATTTTCGCAAAGAATATGAAATCCGCACAGACACTTACCATGCCCATCACATTCCTGGCAATCATTCCGATGTTCATTCTCATTTTTGGCGACTTCGATACGCTACCTTTTGTTGTTCAGATCATACTGTTTGCAATTCCTTTTTCACATCCCATGTTGGCTATGCAGAATCTGATGCTAGACAACTATACCTTTGTCGCCGCAGGCATCGTTTACCAGGCGTTATTCGGACTGCTCACAGTCTACATTGCTGTCTGGTTGTTTAAAAAAGATATCCTGATCACTGGAAAATCGAAAGGAGAGGGTGAAAAACTGAGTATCAACCTAATATGGCGTTTGGTCCAGTTAAAGCGTTCAAAGGAATAG
- a CDS encoding pyridoxamine 5'-phosphate oxidase family protein gives MVMRRSAQEINDLGLIESVINEAKVCRIALCNDGEPYVVPLSFGYSNGHIYLHSAEGGKKVEMMRKNNRVCFEIDVDIELIESNRPCGFEMSYLSVIGFGTASFITDVEKKKEALQIIMEHYTGQKEYEFDQKVLEKTLIIAISIERMTGKRSEKVTMRQGL, from the coding sequence ATGGTTATGAGAAGGAGCGCTCAAGAGATCAATGATCTTGGATTGATCGAGTCGGTTATCAACGAGGCGAAGGTCTGCAGAATTGCGTTGTGCAATGATGGTGAGCCGTACGTCGTCCCCTTGAGTTTTGGCTATAGCAATGGCCATATTTATCTCCATTCGGCTGAAGGGGGGAAGAAGGTTGAAATGATGCGCAAGAACAACAGGGTCTGTTTTGAAATCGATGTCGATATTGAACTCATTGAAAGCAATAGACCCTGTGGATTTGAGATGAGTTACCTCAGCGTCATCGGTTTTGGGACAGCGTCATTTATTACAGATGTTGAAAAAAAGAAAGAGGCTCTCCAGATCATCATGGAACACTACACAGGTCAAAAGGAATACGAGTTTGATCAGAAAGTTCTCGAAAAGACTCTCATTATTGCCATTAGTATCGAAAGGATGACTGGTAAAAGGTCAGAAAAAGTGACAATGAGACAGGGTTTATGA
- a CDS encoding LysE family transporter has protein sequence MLIEVLGLLSLGFLVGLSGAIIPGPLLAFTVLDTSKKQKITAHIIIFGHVVWELGIILLILVGFGYLLINNKWIVFLIGGVVLAIMGTIMILGKGGEIRMKSSRVDSSFVGGIFYTAFNPSQPAWWATAGLALLITGLEVLGIAGVILVTFGHWLSDFAYYLLVSFIIHRHEEFINPRQRQLTLILGAFLLILGIYFLIVSFDGLG, from the coding sequence GTGTTGATTGAGGTTCTCGGTCTCCTCTCGCTCGGTTTTCTTGTCGGGCTCAGTGGGGCCATAATCCCGGGTCCACTTCTTGCATTTACTGTACTTGACACGAGTAAGAAACAGAAAATAACGGCGCATATAATCATCTTCGGCCATGTTGTCTGGGAATTAGGAATCATCCTTCTCATTCTCGTCGGTTTCGGCTACCTTCTGATCAACAACAAGTGGATTGTTTTTCTTATTGGTGGAGTTGTTCTTGCGATCATGGGAACAATAATGATACTTGGAAAGGGAGGAGAAATCAGGATGAAGAGCTCCCGCGTCGACTCTTCTTTTGTCGGCGGGATTTTCTACACAGCATTCAACCCATCACAACCAGCCTGGTGGGCAACCGCTGGCCTTGCCTTATTGATAACAGGATTGGAGGTATTGGGTATTGCCGGCGTCATTCTCGTCACATTCGGACACTGGCTATCAGATTTTGCTTATTACTTACTCGTCTCTTTCATCATTCATCGGCATGAAGAATTCATCAATCCCCGTCAGAGACAGCTGACATTGATCCTCGGTGCCTTTCTCCTAATTCTGGGCATCTATTTTCTAATCGTGAGTTTTGATGGTTTGGGTTGA
- the xth gene encoding exodeoxyribonuclease III: protein MRILSWNVNGLRAVLQKGFIEWLRSDNPDIICIQETKISDRQMPRALSRVRGYHIYLSSSQEKKGYSGVGLFSKREPISIENGIGIEKFDKEGRIQIARYEDFLLFNVYFPNGKASMERLRYKLEFYDHFLHYVKKFLEKDEKIIICGDVNTAHKEIDLARPKENEKVSGFLPEERAWIDRLIESGFLDTFRVFNQSPGQYSWWDMKTKARERNVGWRIDYFFISRNMLDRLKTAFILKEVQGSDHCPVGIELI from the coding sequence TTGAGGATTTTATCCTGGAATGTCAACGGTCTCAGAGCAGTCCTCCAAAAAGGATTCATTGAGTGGCTTAGATCTGATAATCCAGATATAATTTGCATTCAGGAGACGAAGATTTCGGATCGGCAAATGCCGCGGGCACTGAGTAGGGTAAGGGGATATCACATTTACCTCTCGTCATCGCAGGAGAAGAAGGGATACAGCGGGGTAGGACTTTTTTCTAAGAGGGAACCAATTTCAATTGAGAATGGCATCGGCATCGAGAAATTTGATAAGGAGGGAAGAATCCAGATTGCTCGATATGAAGACTTCCTTCTTTTTAATGTCTATTTTCCAAATGGGAAGGCATCGATGGAACGTCTAAGGTACAAACTCGAATTCTATGATCATTTCTTGCATTATGTGAAAAAGTTTTTGGAAAAAGATGAGAAGATTATCATCTGCGGGGATGTTAACACCGCGCACAAGGAAATCGATCTGGCAAGACCGAAAGAAAACGAGAAGGTTTCAGGATTTCTTCCGGAAGAGAGGGCATGGATCGACCGTTTAATTGAAAGTGGTTTCCTCGATACTTTTCGAGTCTTTAACCAATCACCTGGCCAGTACTCCTGGTGGGATATGAAGACAAAGGCGAGAGAAAGAAACGTTGGATGGCGCATCGATTATTTCTTCATCAGCAGGAACATGTTAGATCGCTTGAAGACAGCTTTCATCTTGAAAGAAGTGCAGGGCAGTGATCACTGCCCTGTCGGCATCGAGCTTATCTGA
- a CDS encoding SemiSWEET transporter translates to MDSWTLLGLLAGFLTTMGFVPQIVKGFRTKKMEDVSSGMLLLLGIGMFLWMVYGILIDSLPVIFWNAIALSLNVVLIALKMKYQRTQF, encoded by the coding sequence ATGGATAGTTGGACACTTCTGGGCTTATTAGCTGGTTTCCTCACGACTATGGGATTCGTTCCTCAGATTGTTAAGGGATTTAGAACAAAAAAGATGGAGGATGTCTCGTCAGGCATGCTTTTGCTCCTTGGCATTGGCATGTTTCTTTGGATGGTTTACGGCATCCTGATAGACAGTTTGCCTGTCATTTTCTGGAATGCCATCGCGTTAAGTCTGAACGTCGTGCTGATAGCACTAAAGATGAAATATCAGCGCACTCAATTTTGA